Sequence from the Panicum virgatum strain AP13 chromosome 5N, P.virgatum_v5, whole genome shotgun sequence genome:
gtcggtccttctcgggtgatgtctgttggtggaaAGTGATACGTTCTtatgattgtggacgacttttctcgctatgcttgggtctttttcatgagaaccaaggatgaggctttcgagcttgttcgagacttgatcttgaggttgaaaaacgagttaccccaggccatgagagcgatccgcagtgacaatggcacagaattcaaaaacgctcgttttgacgccttttgcagtgatcaagggcttgaacaccagtattcttctccctacactccatagcagaatggagttgtagagcggaagaatcggacgctggttgagatggcgaggacgatgctcgatgagcataggactcctcgcaaatactgggctgaggcggttaacaccgcttgttacgtgtccaaccgcattttcttgcgtgctttcatgcacaggacttcttatgagttgcggtttggacgctagccccgtgttgaccatctcagagttttcgattgccggtgctttgtgctgaaagatggaaatcttgataagtttgagtctcgctcgtctgacggtatttttctcggttatgcttctcactctagagcgtaccgtgtgctgattattgatactaacatcgtcagagagacttgtgaagtcattttcgacgagactgcaccgtgcaattcttctgtctttgatgttgcaggagatgatgagctcggcacctccatctttgaagatgaggaggaagaagctgcagatggcgacgctgaggctaccacgcgtgctgtggacccagctatctctgccacgagctcggacgatgacgacggccccgacccgactacgtctacttcccgggggctgttcgaggaggtgactcaggcttcactagctgcacctgaggagacaccagctttggttgaggaggaggcgacttcgacacgggaagcaccgcgacacattcagcgtcgccatccacctcaacagatgctaggtgatctcaacgagcgagtcactgGGTCCAAgataacaagtatcgctggctttgctcattcagcgtttgttgcctcttttgagtccaaagatattggacacgctctttctgattctaattgggtcaatgccatgcatgaggaacttgaaaattttgaaagaaaccaagtttgggtcttagtcgagcctccacctgcttgtaatcccatcggaacgaagtgggttttcaaaaacaagcagggtgaggatgagttggttgttcgaaacaaggctcgtcttgttgcccaggggttctgccaaaaagagggtattgattttgaggaaacttttgcccctgttgctcgtttggaagctattcgaatcttttttgcatttgctgcttccaagggttttaaggttttccaaatggatgttaaatctgccttcttgaatggttttatcgaagaagaggtttatgtgaagcaaccccctggtttcgaaaatcctaagtttccaaaccgtgtttataaacttcagaaagctctttacggtttgaaacagacatctagagcttggtatgatagattgaaaatctttttgctggctcagggctttaaaatgagatgtgttgataaaactttgttcctcatgcgatctggcactgattttcttttagttcagatatacgtggatgatattatctttggtgggtcttctcacgctcttgtctccatgttttctgagcagatgtccagggagttcgagatgagcatgatgggtgagttgcagttcttcctcgggctgcagatcaagcaaactcctcagggcacttttgtccatcaagccaagtacactagagacttgctgcggaagttcgacatgagtgatttgtctcctcagccgactccgatcagcacatctacgacgcttgatgaggacttggacggcgaggcggtggaccagaaggagtacaggagcatgatcggctctctcctgtacctgacgacgacgcgaccggacatccagttcggcatctgcctctgcgcgcggtatcaggcttcgccacgcacctcccacaggcaggtggtgaaacgcatctttaggtatctgaaattcacccctgaatttggtttttggtattctgcggattattctctggttttggtaggtttttctgatgccgatttcggtgggtgtcggttggatcgcaagtcgacatccggcacttctcaatttctcggtacatctttggtgtcttggtcctctcgcaagcaggctagtgtagcgctttctttcacagaagctgagtatgctgccgctgctagctgctgctcccagatattttggatgaaacaaaccttgcaggattatggcttgagtttcggtagggttcccatctttgtagacaacatgtcagccattagcattgcaaagaaccctgtcctacactccataaccaagcacatagacatccgattccatttcctgcgagacaaccataagagaggacacatagacctgatctatgtcccttcagagaggcaaaccgcaaatatcctcaccaaaccgctagagcaggacacctttgctcgcttgcgaggggagcttggggtttgttaccccttttgattgctgacttttctttggttagctttgtagattttatttgcttctttttgttttctaggtttggtagttgcattgtgcatatgcattgtacatgtttgcattttgcattgtctcacttgcactagcattcttgtatacattgctatgatcttctagtgcctgctagtgtgagttgataaacttgatcatgtatagcttgctccattgtgtatatgacatcatctgagttaagctattttgatttgaaaatctgaaaatatgatcaccctgtcttggctactagcatgttagagcgtgttgatatgctttgctatcttattcatgctagtgtggcttttcgttcagcaattcatacttgaaatgatctaaatctgataaaattgcttgaactgttcgtgaaaaggattgaaaagatccaggtgggattgcttgtcgcactgatcgagcttttgggacggctcactttgcacttgtgagaacccgggcaaggctatgcatgactgaaacgagtgctttaagcttctgattgtcttttggcataggcttggccttgttgctaagtaaagcatgacaagctttcaacccctggcattaagaattgattgctataaatttgattgaaaaatgaatgttggcaacttgttttggctgttttggctcacctctatgagtttgagtagcactgctttccatttcctacttattagtgctagatcatgggtgatgcttttatttctcctaaactgaacttgcctagctctagactgatttgatataccctgttgagctagatgcaggtcttgtttatggatgcacacatgcttgtgactagatgttgctcatatcattgtatccctgaatgctttcacttacacctcctgcattgcatttattgcatacatctgttcagggggagtttcagcttcagggggagctttaggtctttttcgacttgatgtgtgcatgtgccaacaagggggagaattttgagagaagtgatcgaacaagggggagacttgtttaatttttgaaaaacttgttgtgcacaggactttgagagtgcatcattttgggagagttgcacttgtgagagggaaaaactttgcttggggagtttctgcttcgTTCTTGGCTCCTGATTtttctcgttttccctctgcttcttgcatgactgcgtcgagcgttacctctgtctttgaggagtcatgttttggcttttgatcgattgcgtcgagcctttgcccttgtcttaggggatcgattttgtttgagtaagtgactgttcttgccctTCTAACCTTTTCGTCACTTGCTTATACTTCTGTGTTCTTttctggtttcacttctcttggttcgtttgtggtgtgttgacaatgcactcatcaagggggagattgaggaatgtgagtactctatcctgcctgtgatgagtgaattgttaaccgtgcggtgtgatcgtgcgcttggtctttggattgcaggtacacgggcgtcgagtgtcagcggggagctgccgtggaggtgctgtagccgatggaccgtgcggtggacggcggtgaagggcagccgggaccggagctcgtaccgggcggcagctgtggcgtccactcctggatcgagggcacaagcggcgacggaaggcaggtttcttggtttgcgccacaaaaccaaggaggcggacggcggttgaagacgccaagtcgtggaggcacgggcgtcggtctcgggactgacggaggcgacgggcgtcgacggcgtctagggcctcgctgcgggcgaggaggtgacgggcgtcgggcggtatctagggccgtcaggaggccgaggcgggaacggcgtctagggccacggcgtggaggcgggaatcttcccgcgtgtgaggttttggcggttttctcaaaaccggcctcctacccgggtttcgcggatcctccaaaaccgcggaccggatcttcatcgacgtggcggcattgcagcaaagacttcgagtcgaagaaagaagctccgccgtcgatcgaggttGTACATCGGGGTGCtgctgacccgaccggtctaaccggtcccctggaccggtctgaccggtctggccacagcagccgggtataaataccccccaccagcccgtggctgtgggagtctcttgagtcttttgttttctctgggtttttccttctcccagcctctgctctaggttagggccaaagattccaacgcaaagagagtttagattatagctattttcttcaatctagtgggtggatgatggACGGATGGTTCTAGctgttgtataggtgaattcctctgagaatTAATGGATAAACTTTGTTTgtgattcacttgtgtgtgctgagcatctcgtcctcccttctctcttgcgttttgggttcaattctcctcttttggtgtgtttcttgtttggaggagaccaacccttgaattcgtggtttgatggactctttgtgacgattctaatccttctagccaagtgctaaacctactggaatcgagagttatcacgaattggcgattttgtgttcttgagaaaaccccaatcctctttgatctttcctcgatttctcttgatccgtgaatcttttggCTGAGATCTTTTGGGGGTATGTTCACGGAGTAGTAACGAAGCTTTCCACAAagtttggttggatttggacttcgtttgctcgagatttgacatttggagttttgttggcgggctgtctgggagcgaccggtctgaccggtctgtgcaaccggtctgaccggtctgcagtTTGAATTTTCCGGCCCGACCGGTCgggcacaccggtcagaccggtctgtgtatGCTGTTCTGCGATTTGTGAAGTTTCTCTCGCTtttgcttccgcgctgcgacctaggtcttttgcttcgagatagcttgtctatagctattctcgctgacctaggttcgagggattgcggtgattttgggacataggccgacgtttcAGATTtctgaagaaattttgatcggctcccattcacccccctctggtcgccagtttcggtccctcatcaCTTGATCTGGTATGAGCAGTGGTGCCGTGGAAGCTCCGGAATAATAACCTTGATATTAGAATCCCATCTTATGATTGTGCTCCGATAATCAACCAATCTGGATTGCAAGGGATTTGGAGGGGAAGGATATAGCCATGCTGGACCTAGTGATGATTGAGGAAAGATACGACTCAAGTCTTCCGAGGCCCACCAAATAGCAATATACTGTAAAGTTCAATATACTGTACAGTTTAAATGAGAGGTTGCAGGTAATCCAGGAGTATTTTATTTTGGTCGACATCGACACCACCATCAATATCAGTTCGTTAGTGACCATATGGCAAACAAGTCCCCTGTCTTACTCTCCAGAAGCGTATTTTATTTTGGTCGACACTCGACATCGACACCACCATCAATATCAGTTCGTTAGTGACCATATGGCAAACCAGTCCCGTCTTCCTCTCCAGACACCGCCATCTTTCTCTTACCAAGAGGACTAGAGCAGAGTTGCACCTCGCATGAGAGCATGGCTGCACTAGGCTTTCtcctcttcatcttcatcagcaCCTATCTAGTTCCCCAAACCTACTGCCAAGTCGGCTCGCTCGGCCCTGCATCCTCAGCAAGCTTGTCCACCATCTGGACCTGCAGAGTACCCGACATTGGTGGTTATGAGCAAGCTGTTGATCCTTGGCTACTCCGCCCCCTCACAATCCCAGGCCACCTTGGTTTGTCCTTCGGTGCAGGATTCTACTGTATTTCTCCGTGCGACACCTTCATCTTTGGGGTCTACGCCATTTACACCGGTGACCCTAGTTTGTATTCTGACCCCAACGAATACGAACTTGTTGTACGTGGACTCGTCGTCTGGTCTGCAAACCATGACCGCCAGGTCCGGCAGGATGCAACCCTCAACTTCACCGGAGATGGCGATCTGGTACTCCGAGATGCCGACGGCAGCCTTGTCTGGTCCAGCAACACATCAGGCCGATCTGTCATTGGGGTAAACATGACGGAGTCCGGTAACCTGGTGCTCTTCGACCACCACAACATGACGGTATGGCAGTCCTTTGATTATCCAGTGGATTCTCTACTACCCGGCCAGCGGTTACTCGCGGGCCAAAGCCTCACTCCCAATATCTCCTCCGCTAGTATGACTGGTAGCAATCAGTTCTACTTCACCATTCGTCCTGATGGAATCTATGCTTTTGCTGGGTATCTAGAGCCGCGGCTCTACTACAGAAACACAAATCCAAGATTTGTTCCTTATTTAGGGATAGGTAGATATGCATACATGACTCTCATGAATGGGAGCTTAGCTGTGGCTAATTCTGCATCCGGTGATGAGGCAGATAAGATATATTTATTACAACGCTCTCAGTCGCTTCAGTGCTTGAGGTTCGAGTCCGATGGGCATCTCAGgctgtatgagtggatggatacTCAGTGGCAGGTAGTGCAGGATATTCTGGAACTGGAGCAGTGCGATTACCCATCCGTTTGTGGAGATTACGGTATCTGCTTCAGTGGCCAATGCTCCTGCCCTATGGCAAGTAGTACAAGTGGCACTTACTTCAGACAACTCGATGACCACAAACCCAGTCTTGGGTGCATCCTTGACACTCCAATATCTTGCCAACATAAGGAAGATCATCAACTGATACAAGTCCATAATGTTTCTTACTTCAGCTACATTGACCAGACTGCTGGGGTGCTCACTGATGAAGAAAGTTGCAAGCAGGCATGCTTGGGGAACTGCTCTTGCCGGGCTGCTCTGTATCACTACCACAAAACGGCTTCAAATGGCTCATGCTTACTGGTATCAGAAGTCCTCTCACTACAAGTCCTGTCACTAGTTGGATCTTCACCCGGCTCGGCATTCCTCAAGGTACAGATTGCTCATCCAAAGAAGAGAGGTGTTCTACCTTACACACTCGGAGGGGTAACTGCTGCTCTTGTACTGTTTGCAACTGTCTTTGCTATCTTAAGATGTAGGAGAAATGAAGAGGAAGCTAATGAGGACGAGTTCAGTGACCTACCTGGAATGCCAACGAGGTTCACTTTTCAATCACTCCAAGTAGCAACCAAAGATTTCAGCAGTAAGATTGGGGAAGGAGGGTTCGGCTCAGTCTTCAAGGGAGTGTTAGGCGATCAACTGGTTGCAGTAAAACATTTGCATCAAGCTGCTCAAGGAACAAAGGAATTCCTTGCTGAAGTCCAGACAATCGGCAGCCTTCATCATATCAATCTGGTAAGGCTAATTGGTTTCTGCACAGAAAAAGCACACAGACTATTAGTCTATGAGTACATGCCAAGAGGATCTCTAGATAGGTGGATCTACTATGGTGACAACAAAGCTCTACTTGATTGGCACACACGACACAAGATTATAGCTAATATCGCCAAGGGTCTATCTTATCTTCATGAGGACTGTAGGCAAAGAATTGTTCATCTTGACATCAAACCACAAAATATCCTCTTAGATGACAACTTTGATGCTAAAGTTGCTGACTTTGGGCTATCCAAGATAATAGATAGGGACAAGAGTCGTGTAGTTACCAGAATGAGGGGCACACCTGGATACATGGCACCTGAATGGCTGACATCACAAATCACCGAGAAGGTTGATGTATATAGCTTTGGTGTGGTAGTCATGGAGATCATCTGTGGAAGAAAAAACCTAGATTATTCCCAACCTGAAGGTAGCATTCAGCTCATAAATTTGTTGCAAGAGAAGGCAAAGAATGGCAAGTTGGAGGATATGATCGACAAGAATAGTGAAGACATGAACATACACATGGAAGAAGTGCTTGAGATGATTAATCTTGCAATTTGGTGTCTACAGAGTGACAGTAGTAGAAGGCCTGCCATCTCGTTGGTGGTGAAGGTCATGGAAGGAGAAAGACAAGTGGAAACAAACTTGGAGTTTAACTTCTTTGATCTAAGTGCTTTGAATGCTGTTCCGGTTGGAGAGCCCAATTTGTCAACTCTACCTATAACATCAGTACTTTCTACCCCGAGGTGAACATATGAAACTATAgtgaaaaaaatattaataatCCTGCAAAAAAGACTTTCTATGTTGTAGAAAGTCATTGATAGTGTGCTATGACTTTAGTTTCTTTAAAAAAACATACTGCAAATATTAGTTTCTTAGAGCACAGTGGTCTGATTGTTTACAAGTTGATTTAATATGATCTCTTGAAGTTCTGAAGGTAATGATTAGCCTTCTTGTAAGACCTAGGAGGCTGGGACCTCTGCTATATATGTAAATTTGAAATGAACCAAGGATCAAACAGGGTAATATGATGATTTGTGCAGGAACTATTCATGGTACTAGCATCGTGTACAACGAGTAAACGACTTGTTTAGCATGCAAGAGGATACGTACGACTGTGTGTGCTGTACAAGGGCAGGGCAGTTCTCAGAGCAATTCACGGCATGCTTTTAAATTTTGCCTGCACTGCTTGCGTGGCCTCGTATAGAGTCGTAGTTCCAGACCGAAAAAAACTCGCTGCCGCATTTCGTCGAACAGGTGGGCGGCGAGCCCACGGCAACGGGTTGGGAAGCCGAGTTCGTCCAGGGAAATGATCGCCTCGGTCGCGGCAACGGCGTGACGAGTGCGCGCCGGCGAAGTGCCCGCCGTGCCCGGCGCAATCGCGGCGTCCGCGCGGAGGCTGTGAAGAATGATGGTTCTGCGACAGCGACAGCACAGCAGCGGCCGCGGCGAAGGGCAAGCTCCCTGCAGAGCTCGTGACGTGTGGGCCAGCACAACGAAACCGGGCCTTGTCCCTCTTTGTCATTCATCCCGTTGGGCTGGGCCGCTGGGCTAAAGACGTTTCAATGTTCGAGATGGCCCAGTTTATGACCCATGGCCCATGGACGACTGGGGTACGCTGCTGTTTCCCGTAAGAACCGCCGACCGTGGCAGCGTCAAATAATAAGCATCTACGAATTCGCCGGCGAGCAAGACAGTCGCCGAGGAGGAGCTCGAGATCGACGAGACGACGACCATGGAGAATGACTAGCAATTAGTTGATGGATCCAAACACATGTAGCTAATAGTGTAACACCTGCCTCGCGACAGTCCGTGCGGGCCAGCGGACAGTCCGACAGGCATCGCCCAAATATTTATCTGGATGGGTGTGAGACCCACTCGtcatttctctcttcctcctcacttcgtccagagccgagcggagcccgagcgctcgcgccgtcgtcgcccttttccatcgatctccctcctccggccaccaaacCTCGATTCCTCATGCGGGAACCTTCCTCGGCACCTCCTCTACCTTCCCAAACCCCCAGTCCGGCTTCTCCCCTGCCGGAATCGCCCAACCCCCGCCGGTCACCATAGGAggtgcttgaagattgctccaccgtcgatccgcctctccggtcgtcctccactcgaaccgaccgcgggaatggattcgtgatgagttccttgtgcttcccggtctttttccccttctgtggtgcgtcgccggcgccggagaatggccgccgccatcgccgccgcactTACTGTCGCCTGTGGTGAGGGTCAGAAGCTaggtatcgcggacggtccgcctgggaggtgcggacagtccgccggtcaaaTAGATttcgtccagagacgatgttgtctctggtggtttagcagaatgaactgcggacagtccgctataggggagcggacagtccaccgTTGAAAGTTgaaagttgtccagagacgatgtctctggtggggttcgcatgagtgaactgcggacggtccgccacttgggcgcggacagtccgcagtagagtctaggattttgtccagagacgttgtcgtctctggtggattgaatacgtgaactgcggacggtccgccaagggggggccggacagtccgcaggtaggATTagaagttgttccagagacgttgttgtctctggtgggtcgGTAGAATAGTacggcggatggtccgccacttgggcgcggacagtccgcagggcatTCCAGTTAAAGTAAATTAGTTACATCATTGAGAtgcactcatttatttcatatgcatatgtgtagcatccgcagctgaGTGCGTCGTATTTGAGGTGATTACGGCACCGCGGGAGCAGCCAacgcaagcccaggaggagagttgtgagcacccggcccaaggcccatctgACCCCAGTTCTGTGAAGcaacccgaaggcaagccccggtgcacatcctataaattttaaattatgacacctgtatttgtatttattgcttatgcattacgtttaggagttgtttgaaaccctagttgcatgaaccctaggtgtccttgagttgtactagtatgtatagggcgGTAGAAATActatgctagatagggttcggtagaagtcgagtaatttttggttactcgcgagatatatgatgGTTTTATGTTTCCAGGTATGAGTATTAATTTTGGATGAAAGTCTtgaaatgaaagaaagaatagaatctgagaccgggcggtagaagtgtagttccgcctgtgtcggttaaggaccgagtcgttgttggccctgctgatcatgtttgaactgtactgaccgcatgccgggagtaggaggtagtcgaaaccggtaagccgagtattGCCTTACTTcggaagtacagaacttctacccaccccttagggcgagtcgagtggccgcggagaattgggatgcataagtttacttttggtggtctctcgtagggctcggctgactatatgcaggtggggcggttctgtagttcgatgcggggaggggaatagttggtgcgtgtggtccgacggggcatacacgtgccgtgttggttaggtccaccttgcaaggttaaatcgaatcgattcaccgtcagtcgctctcggatatgagcaccttggtcactgcgtcgcagCGTAGTGTTGTGATGAAAAGATGGTTATACTTATGTTGATGAACACATGATTTATTACTTATTGTTCCactatgtttgctctagatttggttatgcaaatattagactatgttaatttatatagaacttgggctaaaataagaaaaataaggAATAACTTTAGTCGCTGTTTTTTGCAAAATAActaccagccaaaagccttgcatgtctagatatgtgggttaagttatacccactggtcgggtaagccttgctgaatattagtatactcagggtttgttgccacaattatttcagggcacgcagacgtagacttctgtccctgctgcgccaagttcattcgccgtgatgcagagggatgggaggttgtggagccagatGTCTAGATAGGGATCTCCCTAGGGCAcacttttggtagttgtaggccctttcctctagttgaacccggatttcagtaatgcaaagtttgtaaattatgtatttattcaaacttggtttgtaaaacttaaggtaaAGTCTTATGTATATATATTGTATGTTCAagtatgtgtcgtgcttgtaccatctgcgtccatcttcgcgtgggactatcggtgatgtttcgatcgggacgtgggttgagaaagagtcgccaaattaagccgttaagctaatgagcccgatgtgttcaaatgacggccattacgc
This genomic interval carries:
- the LOC120672567 gene encoding G-type lectin S-receptor-like serine/threonine-protein kinase SD2-5; protein product: MAALGFLLFIFISTYLVPQTYCQVGSLGPASSASLSTIWTCRVPDIGGYEQAVDPWLLRPLTIPGHLGLSFGAGFYCISPCDTFIFGVYAIYTGDPSLYSDPNEYELVVRGLVVWSANHDRQVRQDATLNFTGDGDLVLRDADGSLVWSSNTSGRSVIGVNMTESGNLVLFDHHNMTVWQSFDYPVDSLLPGQRLLAGQSLTPNISSASMTGSNQFYFTIRPDGIYAFAGYLEPRLYYRNTNPRFVPYLGIGRYAYMTLMNGSLAVANSASGDEADKIYLLQRSQSLQCLRFESDGHLRLYEWMDTQWQVVQDILELEQCDYPSVCGDYGICFSGQCSCPMASSTSGTYFRQLDDHKPSLGCILDTPISCQHKEDHQLIQVHNVSYFSYIDQTAGVLTDEESCKQACLGNCSCRAALYHYHKTASNGSCLLVSEVLSLQVLSLVGSSPGSAFLKVQIAHPKKRGVLPYTLGGVTAALVLFATVFAILRCRRNEEEANEDEFSDLPGMPTRFTFQSLQVATKDFSSKIGEGGFGSVFKGVLGDQLVAVKHLHQAAQGTKEFLAEVQTIGSLHHINLVRLIGFCTEKAHRLLVYEYMPRGSLDRWIYYGDNKALLDWHTRHKIIANIAKGLSYLHEDCRQRIVHLDIKPQNILLDDNFDAKVADFGLSKIIDRDKSRVVTRMRGTPGYMAPEWLTSQITEKVDVYSFGVVVMEIICGRKNLDYSQPEGSIQLINLLQEKAKNGKLEDMIDKNSEDMNIHMEEVLEMINLAIWCLQSDSSRRPAISLVVKVMEGERQVETNLEFNFFDLSALNAVPVGEPNLSTLPITSVLSTPR